The proteins below are encoded in one region of Sedimentibacter sp. zth1:
- the secF gene encoding protein translocase subunit SecF, whose translation MKINVTKYMKMFITISLIIIFTGLLFVIFRGFNQGIDFTGGTLIQIDFGEKKSVDELREITDTLDKNASIVHAGDDRSQVIIRTSKSMENDERLEFFKLFKEKFNLSDEALINQKKFEPSIGGETQLKALVSVIIATIFMLIYISIRFEFRFGIAAIVALLHDVLISVAVYAIFKLPLNSSFIAAILTIVGYSINDTIVVFDRIRENVKGMRKATFEDIVNTSVGQTVRRSINTSITTLMAIAALYIFGVESIKDFALPLIIGVLAGTYSSIFIASPTWYFLSTRKSKVNRYNANKIK comes from the coding sequence ATGAAAATTAATGTTACTAAATATATGAAAATGTTCATTACAATCTCTTTAATAATTATATTTACAGGGTTGTTATTTGTTATATTCAGAGGTTTTAATCAAGGTATTGATTTTACCGGTGGTACACTTATACAAATAGATTTTGGTGAAAAAAAATCTGTTGATGAACTTAGAGAGATAACTGATACTTTAGATAAAAACGCAAGCATAGTTCACGCTGGCGATGATCGATCACAAGTTATTATAAGAACATCAAAAAGTATGGAAAATGATGAGAGACTAGAATTCTTTAAATTATTTAAAGAAAAATTTAATTTATCTGATGAAGCTTTAATTAATCAAAAGAAATTTGAACCTTCAATTGGTGGTGAAACACAATTAAAAGCACTAGTTTCAGTAATAATAGCTACTATTTTTATGCTGATATATATTTCAATTAGATTTGAATTTAGATTTGGTATAGCAGCAATTGTTGCGTTATTACATGACGTGTTAATAAGTGTTGCAGTATATGCAATATTTAAATTGCCGCTTAATAGTTCATTTATAGCTGCAATTTTAACAATAGTAGGTTATTCGATAAATGATACAATAGTAGTTTTTGATAGAATTAGAGAAAACGTAAAAGGTATGAGAAAAGCAACATTTGAAGATATAGTTAACACGAGTGTTGGTCAAACAGTTAGAAGATCTATAAATACATCTATAACAACTTTAATGGCTATAGCTGCGTTGTATATTTTTGGTGTTGAATCAATCAAAGATTTTGCGTTGCCATTAATTATTGGTGTGCTTGCTGGTACTTATTCATCAATATTTATAGCAAGTCCTACATGGTATTTTTTATCAACAAGAAAAAGCAAAGTAAATCGTTACAATGCAAATAAAATAAAATAA
- a CDS encoding LapA family protein, translating into MQFGFIFALIVSILISVFAIQNANMVSIDLFFASFQISQAVVILVSVAVGAIIAVILGSVRQIKGMSNTKDIKNKLKLFESENAQLNQDILTYESDIEVLRNEKTDQEDQLAKLRVEKSEYQGKIDELKVQLNEKQQYIEKQQIALEQQCTENDNNVTSENENIDNAYLEEENEKGQTES; encoded by the coding sequence ATGCAATTTGGTTTTATTTTTGCATTAATTGTTTCAATATTAATTTCTGTTTTTGCTATACAAAATGCTAATATGGTTTCCATTGATTTGTTTTTTGCAAGTTTTCAAATATCTCAAGCAGTAGTAATTTTAGTTTCTGTAGCTGTAGGTGCTATCATAGCAGTAATATTGGGAAGTGTAAGACAAATAAAAGGCATGTCGAATACTAAAGACATAAAAAACAAGTTAAAACTTTTTGAATCTGAAAATGCACAGTTAAATCAAGATATTTTGACTTATGAAAGTGATATTGAAGTATTGCGTAATGAAAAAACGGATCAAGAAGATCAGCTTGCTAAGCTTAGAGTTGAAAAAAGTGAGTATCAGGGAAAAATAGATGAGTTAAAAGTGCAATTAAATGAAAAGCAGCAGTATATTGAAAAGCAGCAGATTGCATTAGAACAACAATGTACTGAAAATGACAATAATGTTACTAGTGAAAATGAAAATATTGATAATGCATATTTAGAAGAGGAGAATGAAAAAGGTCAAACTGAAAGTTAA
- the recJ gene encoding single-stranded-DNA-specific exonuclease RecJ — MKKVKLKVNSFSSDDINLITKTFGLTEISANILLNRGLNTVEKINCFLNPKFKYFENPLNFKDLDLGCKRILKALTNHEKILVYGDYDVDGTTSISQFVLYLRAAGADVNYYVPDRESEGYGISDGFLNKLDKMQIDLLITVDCGISEVCAIDKINTLGLEVILIDHHQCGEIIPNAYAVINPKQKDCLSKNKNLCASGLSFKFLSHLNTYLKIDNIENTLLELACLGTIADIVELVNDNRIITYNGLKLINNTKLIGLKKLIEVAGIKDKKIDAFHIGYIIAPRINAAGRMSSAKKAVELLLSEDEEVAESIANELESLNILRKETEQCIFNEAIKKIEDNFLYKKNIIVVSGENWHEGVLGIVASRITEKYGKPTIVISVKGEIGKASARSLEYLDIYESLCTVDYLLDKFGGHKLAAGLTIKKSNINEFYNELNKYIDRIVNKDSVQKVICVDSYINVKNINYTLYEEIRRFEPYGHGNSKPLFAVVDFSIYNLKMVGKDKNHISFTIVDDNLSIKAIGFDKITILQKILLSPPSIIVSINENEFRGNKELQLILHDIEDFIYEKQDIDSNKIRIVNSVINKTKSKIIKTNIFDFANKISRLYNTEITVDNIICILENESNIEYILKNGILYIRK; from the coding sequence ATGAAAAAGGTCAAACTGAAAGTTAATAGTTTTTCAAGTGATGATATAAATCTCATAACTAAAACATTTGGACTTACTGAGATTTCTGCTAATATTTTATTAAACAGAGGTCTTAATACAGTTGAAAAAATAAACTGTTTTTTAAATCCAAAGTTTAAGTATTTTGAAAATCCATTAAATTTTAAAGACCTTGATTTAGGTTGTAAAAGGATTTTAAAAGCATTAACCAATCATGAGAAAATTTTAGTATATGGTGATTATGATGTCGATGGTACAACATCTATTAGTCAATTTGTTCTTTATTTAAGAGCTGCGGGAGCAGATGTTAATTATTATGTTCCTGACAGAGAAAGCGAAGGATACGGAATAAGTGATGGCTTTCTAAATAAACTTGATAAAATGCAAATAGATTTGTTGATTACAGTAGATTGTGGTATTTCTGAAGTTTGTGCTATTGATAAAATTAATACACTAGGTTTAGAGGTGATTTTGATTGATCACCATCAATGTGGAGAAATTATACCAAACGCTTATGCAGTTATTAACCCTAAACAAAAGGATTGCTTGTCAAAAAATAAGAACTTATGTGCTTCTGGATTGAGTTTTAAGTTTTTATCGCATTTAAATACTTACTTAAAAATTGATAACATTGAGAATACTTTGTTAGAATTAGCGTGCTTGGGAACAATAGCTGATATAGTTGAATTAGTTAATGATAATAGAATTATTACTTATAATGGGCTTAAGTTAATTAATAATACTAAATTAATTGGATTAAAAAAATTGATTGAAGTTGCAGGAATAAAAGACAAAAAAATAGATGCGTTTCATATAGGATATATTATTGCTCCAAGAATAAATGCTGCTGGAAGGATGAGTAGTGCTAAAAAGGCAGTAGAACTTCTTTTGTCAGAAGATGAAGAAGTTGCAGAATCGATAGCTAATGAATTAGAAAGTCTAAATATATTAAGGAAAGAAACTGAGCAATGTATTTTTAATGAAGCAATAAAGAAAATTGAAGATAATTTTCTTTATAAAAAAAATATAATTGTTGTTTCAGGTGAAAATTGGCACGAGGGTGTTCTTGGAATAGTAGCATCTAGGATAACTGAAAAGTATGGTAAACCTACGATTGTTATTTCTGTTAAAGGTGAAATAGGAAAAGCATCAGCAAGAAGCTTAGAATATTTAGATATTTACGAATCACTTTGTACGGTGGATTATTTGCTTGATAAATTTGGAGGACATAAGTTAGCAGCGGGATTGACTATCAAAAAATCCAACATAAATGAATTTTATAATGAACTTAATAAATACATTGATAGGATAGTAAATAAGGATAGTGTTCAGAAGGTTATTTGCGTTGATTCATATATTAATGTAAAAAATATTAATTATACATTGTATGAAGAAATACGTAGATTTGAACCTTATGGTCATGGTAACAGTAAGCCTTTGTTTGCTGTTGTTGATTTTTCAATTTATAATTTAAAAATGGTAGGTAAAGATAAAAATCACATTAGTTTTACAATTGTTGATGATAATTTATCTATTAAAGCAATTGGTTTTGATAAAATTACTATATTGCAGAAAATTCTTTTGTCACCACCGTCAATTATTGTAAGTATTAATGAAAATGAGTTTAGAGGGAATAAAGAGCTCCAATTAATTTTACATGATATAGAAGATTTTATTTATGAAAAGCAAGATATTGATAGTAATAAAATAAGAATAGTTAATTCTGTAATTAATAAAACCAAGTCAAAAATAATAAAGACAAATATTTTTGATTTTGCAAATAAAATTAGCAGACTATATAACACTGAAATTACTGTTGACAATATAATTTGCATATTAGAAAATGAAAGTAATATTGAGTATATTTTAAAAAATGGTATACTATACATTAGAAAATAG
- a CDS encoding adenine phosphoribosyltransferase, with protein MSLKDKIRVFEDYPTKGISFKDITTLLKDGESFRKCIDMLDEKFKDCQVDIVVGPESRGFIFATPLAYLLNAGFVPVRKPGKLPGETIKYTYDLEYGSDSLEIHKDAIIKGQNVLIVDDLLATGGTMKATANLVEQLGGNVVGLGFLIELEDLNGRDKLSGYEVESLVKY; from the coding sequence ATGAGTTTAAAAGATAAAATCAGAGTATTTGAGGATTATCCAACGAAGGGGATTAGTTTTAAGGATATAACAACATTATTAAAAGATGGTGAAAGTTTTAGAAAATGTATTGACATGTTAGATGAAAAATTTAAAGATTGTCAAGTTGATATAGTAGTAGGTCCAGAATCAAGAGGATTTATATTTGCAACTCCGCTAGCATATTTATTAAATGCGGGTTTCGTTCCTGTAAGAAAACCAGGTAAACTTCCTGGAGAAACAATAAAGTATACTTATGATTTAGAGTATGGCTCTGATTCATTGGAGATTCACAAAGATGCAATTATAAAAGGTCAAAATGTATTAATTGTTGATGATTTATTAGCAACTGGCGGAACAATGAAGGCAACAGCTAATTTAGTTGAACAATTAGGCGGAAATGTAGTTGGTTTAGGCTTTTTGATAGAGCTAGAGGATTTGAATGGTAGAGATAAACTTTCAGGATATGAAGTAGAATCATTGGTTAAATACTAA
- a CDS encoding bifunctional (p)ppGpp synthetase/guanosine-3',5'-bis(diphosphate) 3'-pyrophosphohydrolase yields the protein MIENILNRIESYSPTANVEIVIKAYTYAEMAHSTAPARLSGERYFIHPYSVAIILCDMHMDVQTIAAGLLHDVVEDTGKTYDDIAKEFGKEIADMVDGVTKLSKVKYRNKEERQAESLRKMIIAMSKDIRVVIIKLADRLHNIRTLEYMPENKQKQKAMETLEIYAPIANRLGMASIKWELEDISLKYIDREGYEDLEEKVSQKIEERREFIKSIVDIIKLKLHEAKLFIEEVTGRPKSLYSIYKKMYFKNKPFNQIYDITGVRIIVDSVKDCYGALGVVHTMWKPMPGRFKDYIAMPKPNMYQSLHTTVIGPDGEPFEIQIRTLDMHRTAEFGIAAHWKYKEGITEESDFDEKLNWLRRMLEWQQETNDPEEFMENLKVDLYSDEVFVFTPKGEVINLPIGSTPVDFAYRVHSAVGNKCVGAKINSRIVPLDYKLKTGDKVDILTSTNSNGPSRDWLKIVASSQAKAKIKKYFKEKDKDLNVTKGRELLEREVKKQGYQLTDLLKDDWIKLCADKYNLYTVENLYAAISIGSITENQIFTRLKGIYIEENKGKLDIINDNKKDAILEKPKQMRQEKHSSGVVIRGVDNVKIRLSRCCNPVPGDAIVGFITRGRGVSVHRADCSNILDFTDSDDERFIEVEWDEAKKGTFLSEIQIKAIDRPKLLQDITGLYNDAKLYATSLNLRINKEKIAVIDITFEISETKQLHELIKKIRRLEGILDIYRTNK from the coding sequence ATGATAGAAAACATTTTAAATAGAATAGAATCGTATAGTCCTACAGCTAATGTTGAAATTGTTATAAAAGCCTATACGTACGCTGAAATGGCACATTCTACAGCTCCCGCTCGCTTATCTGGAGAAAGATACTTTATTCATCCATATAGCGTAGCTATAATATTGTGTGATATGCATATGGATGTTCAAACTATTGCAGCTGGATTATTGCATGACGTAGTTGAAGATACTGGAAAAACTTATGATGACATAGCAAAAGAGTTTGGCAAAGAAATTGCGGATATGGTAGATGGTGTTACTAAATTAAGCAAGGTCAAATATAGAAATAAGGAAGAGCGTCAAGCTGAAAGTTTGAGAAAAATGATTATTGCAATGTCAAAGGACATAAGAGTAGTTATTATTAAACTTGCAGATAGATTACACAACATAAGAACATTAGAATATATGCCTGAAAATAAGCAAAAACAAAAAGCTATGGAAACGTTAGAAATCTATGCTCCAATAGCTAATAGACTTGGTATGGCTTCTATTAAATGGGAGTTAGAGGATATATCCTTAAAATATATTGATAGAGAAGGCTATGAAGATTTAGAAGAAAAAGTAAGTCAAAAGATTGAAGAACGAAGAGAATTTATTAAAAGTATTGTTGATATAATAAAACTTAAGTTGCATGAGGCTAAATTATTCATAGAAGAAGTTACAGGAAGACCGAAAAGTTTGTACAGTATATATAAAAAAATGTATTTTAAAAATAAGCCTTTTAATCAAATCTATGACATTACAGGAGTAAGAATTATTGTTGATTCTGTAAAGGATTGTTATGGAGCACTAGGTGTAGTTCATACTATGTGGAAACCAATGCCCGGTAGATTTAAAGATTATATTGCTATGCCAAAGCCAAATATGTACCAGTCACTTCACACAACAGTTATTGGTCCTGATGGTGAACCATTTGAGATACAAATTAGAACTCTAGATATGCATAGAACTGCTGAATTTGGTATTGCAGCTCACTGGAAATATAAAGAGGGCATAACTGAAGAAAGTGATTTTGATGAAAAATTAAATTGGCTTAGACGAATGCTTGAATGGCAACAAGAAACAAATGATCCTGAAGAATTTATGGAAAATTTAAAGGTTGATTTATATTCAGATGAGGTATTTGTTTTTACACCAAAGGGAGAGGTTATTAATTTACCTATTGGTTCTACACCGGTAGACTTTGCGTATAGGGTTCATAGTGCTGTAGGAAATAAGTGTGTTGGTGCAAAAATAAATAGTAGAATTGTACCACTTGACTATAAATTGAAAACTGGTGATAAGGTTGATATACTAACATCAACGAATAGTAATGGTCCAAGTAGAGATTGGTTAAAAATAGTTGCTAGTAGTCAAGCTAAAGCTAAAATCAAAAAATATTTTAAAGAAAAAGACAAAGATCTTAACGTAACTAAAGGCAGAGAGTTACTTGAAAGGGAAGTGAAAAAACAAGGTTATCAGTTAACTGATTTATTGAAAGATGATTGGATTAAGTTGTGTGCTGATAAGTATAACTTATATACAGTAGAAAATTTATATGCTGCAATTTCAATTGGTTCAATAACTGAAAATCAAATATTTACAAGATTAAAAGGAATATATATAGAAGAAAATAAAGGCAAACTTGATATTATTAATGATAATAAAAAGGATGCTATACTTGAAAAGCCAAAACAAATGAGGCAAGAAAAACATTCTTCTGGTGTTGTAATCAGAGGAGTCGATAATGTGAAAATAAGGTTATCTAGATGTTGTAATCCTGTTCCAGGAGATGCAATTGTTGGATTTATAACAAGAGGCAGAGGCGTTTCTGTCCACAGAGCAGATTGTTCTAATATACTTGATTTTACTGATTCAGATGATGAAAGATTCATCGAAGTAGAGTGGGATGAAGCTAAAAAAGGAACTTTTTTGAGTGAAATACAAATTAAGGCTATTGATAGACCAAAGTTGTTGCAGGATATTACTGGATTATACAATGATGCCAAATTGTATGCTACTTCATTAAATTTAAGAATTAATAAGGAAAAAATAGCTGTAATTGATATAACATTTGAAATATCTGAAACAAAACAGCTTCATGAATTAATTAAAAAAATTAGAAGATTAGAAGGAATATTGGATATATACAGAACAAATAAGTAG
- the dtd gene encoding D-aminoacyl-tRNA deacylase has protein sequence MRAVIQRVKHASVTIDDEMVGKIDKGILVFLGISEDDNESDLDYVFNKTVVLRIFEDENGKMNKSLSDINGSILVVSQFTLQGDARKGRRPSYSNAARPEKALPLYEEFITKCRNANINTQTGKFGADMKVELLNDGPVTILLDSTKLF, from the coding sequence ATGAGAGCAGTTATACAAAGGGTAAAACACGCAAGTGTTACTATAGATGATGAAATGGTTGGTAAAATTGACAAGGGTATACTTGTGTTTTTAGGTATTTCAGAAGATGACAATGAATCTGATTTAGACTATGTTTTTAATAAAACAGTTGTATTGAGGATTTTCGAGGATGAAAATGGTAAAATGAATAAGTCATTATCAGATATAAATGGAAGCATTCTTGTAGTTTCGCAGTTTACACTTCAGGGAGATGCAAGAAAAGGAAGAAGACCTAGTTATTCAAATGCTGCAAGACCTGAGAAAGCATTACCACTCTATGAAGAATTTATCACTAAATGCAGAAATGCAAATATAAATACTCAAACGGGAAAGTTTGGTGCAGATATGAAAGTTGAACTTTTAAATGATGGCCCAGTAACAATATTATTGGATAGTACTAAATTGTTTTAA
- a CDS encoding MBL fold metallo-hydrolase: protein MILERLEVTSFLMNCYIVGCEKTKNCAIIDPGGSFTVIDDKVSSLGLTPKMILLTHGHADHIGAVEELKHKYNIPVYVHEKDVEYLKNPELNHSYDLFRKNMSLDCDIIMKDGQIIELGELKILVIHTPGHTPGGVSFKIENIIITGDTIFNHSIGRTDFEGGSMEQIISSIRNKIFIYPDETVLYPGHNSPTNIGVEKRENMFLKQYYK, encoded by the coding sequence ATGATATTAGAAAGATTAGAGGTTACATCATTTTTGATGAACTGCTATATAGTTGGATGTGAAAAAACTAAAAATTGTGCTATAATTGATCCGGGTGGAAGCTTCACGGTCATTGATGACAAAGTATCGTCTTTAGGTTTAACTCCTAAAATGATATTGCTAACTCATGGACATGCTGACCATATTGGAGCAGTTGAAGAGTTAAAGCATAAATACAATATACCAGTGTATGTTCATGAGAAAGATGTAGAATATTTAAAGAACCCTGAATTAAATCATTCATATGATTTATTTAGAAAAAATATGTCATTAGATTGTGATATAATTATGAAAGATGGTCAAATAATTGAGTTAGGTGAACTGAAAATATTAGTAATTCATACACCAGGTCATACGCCGGGTGGAGTTAGTTTCAAGATAGAAAATATTATTATTACTGGAGATACTATTTTTAATCACTCCATTGGAAGAACTGACTTTGAAGGTGGTTCTATGGAACAGATAATAAGTTCTATTAGAAATAAAATTTTTATATATCCAGATGAAACTGTTCTTTATCCTGGACATAACTCACCAACCAATATTGGGGTAGAAAAAAGAGAAAATATGTTTTTAAAACAATATTATAAATAA
- the hemZ gene encoding coproporphyrinogen dehydrogenase HemZ, with product MIKFYLIGHEFEYEVRNVFRIFDLNSDIELNYVSTNSIKLSNFKDDLLTVYSELIEKNGSFYGSARLFKGNTLINERTINSDDIIIEKADEKKLKKTIVKKSLYYILSKFYDIKAEYGFLTGIRPNKILTLAISNGFSDEEAKAILRNTYEVNEEKIELLYNIYLIQKKYIAKEENLKNYNLYIGIPFCPTKCIYCSFVSFTKYDKHEVDKYVQTLKVEIEETIKLAIRSGLALNTIYFGGGTPSVLSCENIDDIFGIIRKYYDIDKVKEITFEAGRPDTITEELLSCIKKNGVNRISINPQTMNDNTLKAISRRHTVQNIIDVYNLARTYDFDSINMDLIIGLPGECADDVNNSIERVIDLKPDNITIHALAYKKGSKLFNSTKNLSKDYDMVESMYHITKENCINSNYIPYYMYRQKNIKANLENVGYCINGKESIYNIVIIEEIETILACGAGAVSKILKGNNRHERVQNYKNLEDYNENIQKNIKEKEIILFS from the coding sequence ATGATTAAATTTTATTTAATAGGTCATGAATTTGAATATGAGGTTAGAAATGTTTTTAGAATATTTGATTTAAATTCTGACATTGAACTAAATTATGTTTCAACAAACTCTATAAAATTGAGTAATTTTAAGGATGATTTGCTAACAGTTTATAGCGAATTAATTGAGAAGAATGGTTCGTTTTATGGTAGCGCAAGGCTTTTTAAGGGTAATACTTTAATTAATGAAAGAACAATTAATTCAGATGATATTATTATTGAAAAAGCAGATGAGAAAAAACTAAAGAAAACAATAGTAAAAAAATCATTATATTATATTTTGTCTAAGTTTTATGATATAAAAGCAGAGTATGGTTTCTTAACTGGTATTAGACCAAACAAAATACTAACACTTGCAATAAGTAATGGATTTTCAGATGAAGAAGCAAAGGCTATTCTTAGAAATACTTATGAGGTTAATGAAGAAAAAATAGAATTATTATATAATATATATTTGATTCAGAAAAAATATATAGCAAAAGAAGAAAATTTAAAAAATTATAATTTATATATTGGAATACCATTTTGTCCAACTAAATGTATATATTGTTCGTTTGTTTCATTTACAAAATATGATAAACATGAAGTAGACAAGTATGTGCAAACGTTAAAAGTAGAAATAGAAGAAACAATAAAATTGGCTATTAGAAGTGGATTAGCACTTAACACAATTTATTTTGGTGGTGGTACACCTTCTGTGTTGAGCTGTGAAAATATTGACGATATATTTGGTATAATACGAAAATATTATGATATTGACAAAGTAAAGGAAATAACTTTCGAAGCAGGTAGACCTGATACGATTACTGAAGAATTATTATCTTGTATCAAGAAAAATGGTGTAAATAGAATAAGTATTAATCCGCAAACGATGAATGACAATACTTTGAAAGCAATTTCAAGAAGACACACTGTGCAAAATATTATTGATGTATACAATTTAGCTAGAACATATGATTTTGATTCGATAAATATGGATTTAATTATTGGATTACCTGGTGAATGTGCGGATGATGTTAATAATTCAATTGAAAGAGTTATTGACCTAAAACCAGATAATATAACTATTCATGCTCTAGCTTATAAAAAAGGTTCTAAATTGTTTAATTCTACTAAAAATTTATCTAAAGATTATGATATGGTTGAAAGTATGTATCATATAACTAAAGAAAATTGTATAAACTCAAATTATATACCATATTATATGTATAGACAAAAAAATATTAAAGCAAACCTTGAAAATGTAGGATATTGTATAAATGGAAAAGAAAGTATTTATAACATTGTAATTATAGAAGAAATTGAGACTATTCTAGCATGTGGTGCAGGTGCTGTTAGTAAAATACTTAAGGGTAACAATAGGCATGAACGTGTACAGAATTACAAGAATTTAGAAGATTATAATGAAAATATACAAAAAAATATTAAGGAAAAAGAAATTATATTGTTTTCATAA
- a CDS encoding late competence development ComFB family protein encodes MIKNYMEVMVAEILTDLLNNNKAYKDICKCEVCIDDMMAKALNNITPFYITSKKGKIYGEYFIKEKQNIAHLITEVVKAIDCVSKNPRHDVI; translated from the coding sequence ATGATAAAGAACTATATGGAAGTAATGGTCGCTGAAATTTTGACAGATTTACTTAATAATAATAAGGCATACAAGGACATTTGTAAATGTGAAGTTTGCATTGACGATATGATGGCTAAGGCTTTGAATAATATAACACCTTTCTATATTACTAGTAAAAAAGGAAAGATTTATGGCGAATATTTTATCAAAGAAAAACAAAATATAGCACATCTGATTACCGAAGTAGTTAAAGCAATTGATTGTGTTTCAAAAAATCCGAGGCATGATGTTATATAA
- the cbiB gene encoding adenosylcobinamide-phosphate synthase CbiB, with protein sequence MHNLISLVLGYILDLIIGDPQNAPHPIRLIGSFISKLENKLRCKCKNEKDEYKSGVILWFVVVFISFLIPFFIITLAYRYLPVVVAIIIDAIMCYYILATKCLKVESMKVYAKLKQGNIMEARKFLSYIVGRDTKSLDETEIVKACVETVAENTSDGVIAPLLFILIGGAPLGFMYKAINTLDSMVGYKSEKYINMGRFSAKADDIANYIPARISAYLMIVASFIIKLDYKNAYKIYKRDRYNHLSPNSAHTESVCAGALDIKLAGGSYYGGTFVEKPTIGDDIRKIQLDDVKISNKLMYATSWLCFFVGILIKLIIVKVI encoded by the coding sequence GTGCACAATTTGATATCATTAGTTTTAGGTTACATATTAGATTTAATTATAGGAGACCCTCAAAATGCTCCTCATCCGATAAGACTTATAGGGAGTTTTATCAGTAAATTAGAAAATAAATTAAGATGCAAGTGTAAAAATGAGAAAGATGAATATAAATCAGGTGTTATATTATGGTTTGTAGTAGTATTTATCTCTTTTTTAATTCCTTTTTTTATTATAACTCTTGCATACAGATATTTGCCCGTAGTTGTTGCTATAATTATAGATGCGATAATGTGTTATTATATACTTGCTACTAAGTGCTTAAAAGTAGAAAGTATGAAGGTATACGCTAAATTGAAACAAGGTAATATTATGGAAGCTAGAAAATTTTTATCATATATAGTTGGTAGAGATACCAAGAGCCTTGATGAAACTGAAATTGTAAAAGCTTGCGTAGAAACTGTGGCTGAAAATACATCTGATGGAGTTATAGCTCCCTTGTTATTTATACTGATTGGTGGCGCACCGTTAGGTTTTATGTATAAGGCAATTAATACACTTGATTCAATGGTGGGTTACAAAAGTGAAAAATACATCAATATGGGAAGATTTTCAGCTAAAGCAGATGATATAGCGAACTATATTCCGGCAAGAATTTCAGCTTATTTAATGATTGTAGCATCTTTTATCATAAAATTAGACTATAAAAATGCTTATAAAATTTATAAAAGAGATAGATATAACCATTTAAGCCCAAATTCAGCACATACTGAATCTGTATGTGCAGGTGCATTAGATATAAAATTAGCTGGTGGTAGCTATTATGGTGGGACTTTTGTAGAAAAGCCTACTATTGGAGATGACATAAGAAAAATTCAATTAGATGATGTAAAAATATCTAATAAACTTATGTATGCAACATCATGGCTATGTTTTTTTGTTGGAATACTAATTAAATTAATAATAGTAAAAGTAATATAA